The following are from one region of the Novosphingobium humi genome:
- a CDS encoding M20/M25/M40 family metallo-hydrolase: protein MKHGRQLLAGAAALAGVMAGGIAAAQEAPLRPDQTAFRALYKELVETDSSITTGSCTLLADKVEKHLRAAGYGDADITRFAVPDHPKEGGIVVILPGTSKTLKPILLLGHLDVVVAKREDWTRDPYTLIEEGGYFYGRGTSDMKAMDAIWIDMMARMKKEGVKNKRTLKLALTCGEETSWAFNGAQYLANNKRDLIDAEFALNEGGGGRTSGPGGKVIVQNMHVGEKTVVNYRIEATNPGGHSSIPIPDNAIYELSDALVKLRAFDFPLMLNDTTKAFFAKAGPARGGDMGKAMVTIATAPIGSPESKAAEALLNTDRSYHSMLRTTCVATLLDGGHANNALPQRAGANVNCRIFPGVPAEEVRATLVKVIADPKMTVKQVDDRGPLAKSPPLTPFIMGPAEKLVAKYYPGVPLVPVMSTGATDGIYLEAVGIPSYGPPGLYGDPDGSGAHGLNERAIVKAVYTGREFLNELVKEYANK from the coding sequence ATGAAGCATGGCAGGCAGTTGCTGGCCGGAGCCGCGGCTCTGGCGGGGGTGATGGCGGGCGGCATCGCTGCGGCTCAGGAGGCGCCCCTGCGCCCCGATCAGACCGCGTTCCGCGCGCTCTACAAGGAACTGGTGGAAACCGATTCCTCGATCACGACAGGTTCCTGCACGCTGCTGGCCGACAAGGTGGAAAAGCATCTGCGCGCCGCCGGTTATGGTGACGCGGACATCACGCGCTTTGCCGTGCCCGACCATCCAAAGGAAGGCGGGATCGTGGTGATCCTGCCGGGCACGTCCAAGACCTTGAAGCCCATTCTGCTGCTCGGCCATCTCGACGTGGTGGTGGCCAAGCGCGAGGACTGGACCCGCGATCCTTACACGCTGATCGAGGAAGGCGGCTATTTCTATGGCCGCGGCACCTCGGACATGAAGGCGATGGACGCCATCTGGATCGACATGATGGCGCGGATGAAGAAAGAGGGCGTCAAGAACAAGCGCACGCTCAAACTGGCGCTGACCTGCGGCGAGGAAACCAGCTGGGCCTTTAACGGGGCGCAATATCTGGCCAATAACAAGCGCGATCTGATCGACGCCGAATTTGCGCTGAACGAAGGCGGCGGCGGGCGCACCAGCGGGCCGGGCGGCAAGGTCATCGTCCAGAACATGCATGTGGGCGAAAAGACGGTGGTGAACTATCGCATCGAGGCGACCAATCCGGGCGGCCATTCCTCGATTCCGATCCCCGACAATGCGATCTATGAACTGTCGGATGCGCTGGTCAAATTGCGCGCTTTCGATTTTCCCCTGATGCTGAACGACACGACCAAGGCATTCTTTGCCAAGGCAGGCCCCGCGCGCGGCGGCGATATGGGCAAGGCCATGGTGACCATCGCCACCGCCCCCATCGGCAGCCCCGAAAGCAAGGCCGCCGAGGCGCTGCTCAACACCGACCGTTCCTATCACTCGATGCTGCGCACGACTTGCGTTGCCACGCTGCTCGACGGTGGCCATGCCAATAACGCGCTGCCCCAGCGCGCCGGGGCCAATGTCAATTGCCGTATCTTCCCCGGCGTGCCCGCCGAAGAGGTGCGCGCGACGCTGGTCAAGGTGATTGCCGATCCGAAAATGACGGTGAAGCAGGTTGATGATCGCGGCCCGCTGGCCAAATCGCCGCCGCTCACGCCCTTCATCATGGGCCCTGCCGAAAAACTGGTGGCCAAATATTATCCGGGCGTACCGCTGGTGCCGGTGATGTCGACCGGGGCGACGGATGGCATCTATCTGGAGGCGGTGGGGATTCCCTCTTACGGGCCGCCGGGCCTTTATGGCGATCCTGATGGCAGCGGGGCGCATGGGCTGAACGAACGCGCAATCGTCAAGGCGGTCTATACGGGCCGTGAATTCCTGAATGAATTGGTGAAGGAATACGCCAACAAGTGA
- a CDS encoding TonB-dependent receptor, which translates to MKLTRITPACAIAAIAASLAFPAFAAEADADQDAIHSAPPAEIVVSGVLPRSQQDILSGVAVLKGAHLDQALRSSIGETLAHTPGVTATSFGPTASRPVLRGMQGERVRVLVDGIGSIDVSNTSADHAPAVNPLLAERIEVLRGPQALLYGSAAVGGVVNVIDRRIPTEVPKEPVHIGALASYGSAANERSVAGTVDVPLGGGWVAHADGSRAVSDDMKIGGYVLTPALRAQALATAASGAGDPGIDYTANANARGRLANTAAKSWDAGAGLAYIGAQGSIGIAYSHKDSLYGVPSRLATAPGQDQESPRIQLQQDRWDARAEIRPAGGAIDKIAARFGYAAYQHAELAPDGSVGTRFFNHGIEGRLEVTQTKLGGWQGASGVQFVNRDFNVIGDEAFLPRNSTQQLGLFTLQSYDAGPVKFEAGGRYEHSKLSSMPLPDQPQFWGGSRSFDTFSFSGGATWRVSPAWSVGLSASRTERAPSAEEMFANGPHAGTQAYEIGDVNLKTERSTSVEAILRGGGKGYSIEASVYHSWFGNFIYEDPTGAVEDGLPVYQMRQAPARYYGFELQGAATLAEFGGWRLAADAMGDAVKATISGVGPAPRIPPLRVLGGVTLSDPRWDLRGEVEHVTAQNRIAAQETPTAAYTLVNAEFGFKPGGKDGRVSFTLGARNLFNVDARRAASFLKDYAPLAGRDIRLSVRLTV; encoded by the coding sequence ATGAAATTGACGCGCATCACCCCCGCCTGCGCAATTGCGGCCATCGCCGCCTCTCTGGCATTCCCCGCCTTTGCCGCCGAAGCGGACGCCGATCAGGACGCCATTCACAGCGCGCCCCCCGCCGAAATCGTCGTTTCGGGCGTGCTGCCGCGCAGCCAGCAGGACATTCTTTCGGGCGTCGCCGTGCTCAAGGGCGCCCATCTCGATCAGGCCCTGCGCTCCTCCATCGGCGAAACGCTGGCCCATACGCCGGGCGTGACGGCCACGTCTTTCGGCCCCACCGCCTCGCGCCCGGTGCTGCGCGGCATGCAGGGCGAGCGGGTGCGCGTGCTGGTCGACGGCATCGGCTCGATCGACGTGTCGAACACCAGCGCCGACCATGCGCCCGCGGTCAATCCCTTGCTGGCCGAGAGGATCGAGGTGCTTCGCGGGCCTCAGGCGCTGCTTTATGGTTCGGCGGCGGTGGGCGGCGTGGTCAATGTGATCGACCGCCGTATCCCGACCGAAGTGCCCAAGGAGCCGGTCCATATCGGGGCGCTGGCCTCCTATGGTTCGGCGGCCAATGAGCGTTCGGTGGCGGGCACGGTGGATGTGCCGCTGGGCGGGGGCTGGGTGGCCCATGCCGACGGCAGCCGTGCGGTGTCGGATGATATGAAGATCGGCGGCTATGTGCTGACCCCGGCATTGCGGGCGCAGGCGCTGGCCACGGCGGCCAGCGGTGCGGGCGATCCCGGCATTGACTACACCGCCAATGCCAATGCGCGGGGCCGCCTGGCCAATACGGCGGCCAAGAGCTGGGATGCGGGCGCGGGTCTTGCCTATATCGGCGCGCAGGGCAGCATCGGCATCGCCTACAGCCACAAGGACAGCCTCTATGGCGTCCCCAGCCGTCTGGCCACCGCGCCGGGGCAGGATCAGGAAAGCCCGCGCATCCAGTTGCAGCAGGACCGCTGGGACGCGCGCGCGGAAATCCGTCCGGCCGGCGGCGCCATCGACAAGATCGCCGCCCGTTTCGGCTATGCCGCCTATCAGCATGCCGAACTGGCGCCCGACGGATCGGTGGGCACGCGGTTTTTCAACCACGGTATCGAGGGGCGCCTCGAAGTCACCCAGACCAAGCTGGGGGGCTGGCAGGGGGCCAGCGGGGTGCAATTCGTCAACCGTGATTTCAATGTGATCGGCGATGAGGCTTTCCTGCCGCGCAACAGCACCCAGCAACTGGGCCTCTTTACGCTGCAAAGCTATGATGCGGGGCCGGTGAAATTCGAGGCGGGCGGCCGTTATGAGCATTCGAAACTGAGCTCGATGCCTTTGCCCGATCAACCCCAATTCTGGGGGGGATCGCGCAGCTTCGACACATTCTCCTTCTCGGGCGGGGCGACATGGCGGGTCAGTCCGGCCTGGTCTGTGGGCCTTTCGGCCTCGCGCACCGAACGCGCGCCCTCGGCCGAGGAAATGTTCGCCAACGGGCCCCACGCGGGGACGCAGGCCTATGAAATCGGCGATGTGAACCTGAAAACCGAACGTTCAACCAGCGTGGAGGCGATCCTGCGCGGCGGCGGCAAGGGCTATTCGATCGAAGCCTCGGTCTATCACAGCTGGTTCGGCAATTTCATTTATGAAGACCCCACCGGCGCTGTTGAGGACGGCCTGCCCGTCTATCAGATGCGCCAGGCCCCGGCCCGCTATTACGGGTTCGAGTTGCAGGGCGCGGCAACGCTGGCCGAATTTGGGGGATGGCGATTGGCCGCCGATGCGATGGGCGATGCGGTCAAGGCGACGATTTCGGGCGTGGGTCCGGCTCCGCGCATTCCGCCCCTGCGCGTGCTGGGCGGCGTGACGCTGAGCGATCCGCGCTGGGATCTGCGCGGTGAGGTTGAGCATGTGACCGCGCAAAACCGGATTGCGGCGCAGGAAACGCCCACGGCAGCCTATACGCTGGTGAATGCGGAATTCGGCTTCAAGCCGGGCGGCAAGGACGGGCGCGTGTCCTTTACGCTGGGCGCGCGCAACCTGTTCAACGTCGATGCGCGCCGCGCGGCCAGTTTCCTCAAGGATTACGCGCCGCTGGCCGGGCGCGACATTCGCCTCTCGGTGCGGCTCACGGTCTGA
- the guaA gene encoding glutamine-hydrolyzing GMP synthase, with translation MTVQPSDSILIVDFGSQVTQLIARRVREAGVYSEIAPFSMAEAAFARMQPKGIILSGSPASVLDANGPRIPQAILDSGLPILGICYGQQSLMHQLGGEVTGGDAGEFGRAFIDINDTCALFNGLWSVGEKHQVWMSHGDKVTSLAPGFRPVASSAGAPFAVIANDEKRIYAMQFHPEVVHTPDGGKLLKNFVRHVCGLKGDWTMAEFRKTKIAEIREQVGSGRVICGLSGGVDSAVAAVLIHEAIGEQLTCVYVDHGLMRMGESEQVVSLFRGHFNIPLVHVDASTLFMKGLEGVTDPEAKRKFIGKTFIDVFEDEAKKIGGADFLAQGTLYPDVIESVSFTGGPSVTIKSHHNVGGLPERMNMKLVEPLRELFKDEVRDLGRELGLPDIFVGRHPFPGPGLAIRIPGEVSRERADILRKADAIYLEEIRNAGLYDAIWQAFAVLLPVKTVGVMGDGRTYDHVCALRAVTSTDGMTADIYPFDAAFLSRVATRIINEVKGINRVVYDYTSKPPGTIEWE, from the coding sequence ATGACTGTCCAGCCCTCCGACTCCATCCTCATCGTCGATTTCGGCAGCCAGGTGACCCAGCTGATCGCGCGCCGCGTGCGCGAGGCCGGTGTCTATTCCGAAATCGCCCCCTTCAGCATGGCCGAGGCCGCCTTTGCGCGGATGCAGCCCAAAGGCATCATCCTGTCGGGTTCGCCCGCCAGCGTGCTGGATGCCAATGGCCCGCGCATCCCGCAGGCTATCCTCGATTCCGGCCTGCCGATCCTCGGCATCTGCTATGGTCAGCAAAGCCTGATGCATCAGCTGGGCGGTGAAGTGACCGGCGGGGATGCCGGCGAATTCGGCCGTGCCTTTATCGACATCAACGACACTTGCGCTCTGTTCAACGGCCTGTGGTCGGTGGGTGAAAAGCATCAGGTGTGGATGAGCCATGGCGACAAGGTGACCAGCCTTGCCCCCGGCTTCCGCCCGGTGGCCTCGTCGGCGGGCGCGCCCTTCGCGGTGATCGCCAATGATGAAAAGCGCATCTATGCGATGCAGTTCCACCCCGAGGTGGTCCACACGCCCGATGGCGGCAAGCTGTTGAAGAATTTCGTGCGTCACGTCTGCGGCCTCAAGGGCGACTGGACGATGGCCGAGTTCCGCAAGACCAAGATCGCCGAAATCCGCGAGCAGGTCGGCTCCGGCCGGGTGATCTGCGGCCTGTCGGGCGGCGTCGATTCGGCGGTGGCGGCGGTGCTGATCCATGAGGCGATCGGCGAGCAGCTCACCTGCGTTTACGTTGACCACGGCCTGATGCGCATGGGCGAGAGCGAGCAGGTGGTCAGCCTGTTCCGCGGCCATTTCAACATTCCGCTGGTCCATGTCGATGCCTCGACCCTGTTCATGAAGGGCCTTGAGGGCGTCACCGACCCCGAAGCCAAGCGCAAGTTCATCGGCAAGACCTTCATCGACGTGTTCGAGGACGAGGCCAAGAAGATCGGCGGCGCCGACTTCCTTGCGCAGGGCACGCTCTACCCCGACGTGATCGAATCGGTCAGCTTCACCGGCGGGCCGAGCGTCACGATCAAGAGCCACCACAATGTCGGCGGCCTGCCCGAGCGCATGAACATGAAGCTGGTCGAGCCGCTGCGCGAACTCTTCAAGGATGAAGTGCGCGATCTGGGCCGCGAACTGGGTCTGCCCGACATTTTCGTGGGCCGCCATCCGTTCCCCGGACCGGGCCTTGCCATCCGCATCCCCGGCGAAGTCAGCCGCGAACGCGCCGACATCCTGCGCAAGGCCGACGCGATCTATCTGGAAGAAATCCGCAATGCGGGTCTCTATGATGCGATCTGGCAGGCTTTTGCTGTGCTGCTCCCGGTCAAGACCGTGGGCGTTATGGGTGACGGGCGCACCTATGACCATGTCTGCGCGCTGCGCGCCGTGACCAGCACCGATGGCATGACGGCCGACATTTATCCCTTCGACGCGGCCTTCCTGTCGCGCGTGGCGACCCGTATCATCAACGAGGTCAAGGGCATCAACCGCGTGGTCTATGACTATACGTCGAAGCCGCCCGGCACGATCGAGTGGGAATAA
- the tldD gene encoding metalloprotease TldD: protein MTFSADPRSLLYRPGQLEPDEARALVGRTLAQCDDGELYLQFIASEAFGFDDGRLKTCDYSREAGFGLRGVSGEMTGFAHANEISAAAIARAGETLTLLDPASGQRSAPPVRTNRHLYTDASPLDGVEFAAKVALLEQIDAAARARDPRVAQVSASISGSWSVVEILRADTDAVTDIRPLVRLNVSIVAEANGRRETGSFGIGGRYLYDDLMKPETWNRAIDAALAQALVNLESVAAPAGEMTVLLAPGWPGVLLHEAVGHGLEGDFNRKGTSAFSGRLGERVAAPGVTVVDDGSIAGRRGSLTVDDEGTPTQENVLIEDGILKGYLQDRLNARLMGVAPTGNGRRENYAHAPMPRMTNTFMRAGNDDPAELLSRVKNGIFAKSFGGGQVDITSGKFVFSCTEAYRIENGKLGAPIKGATLIGDGPSVLTRVTGIGNDLALDEGVGICGKGGQSVPAGVGQPTLLVEGLTVGGTG, encoded by the coding sequence ATGACCTTTTCTGCCGATCCCCGCTCGCTGCTCTATCGCCCCGGCCAGCTTGAACCCGATGAAGCCCGCGCCTTGGTGGGCCGCACATTGGCCCAATGCGACGATGGCGAGCTTTACCTGCAATTCATCGCGTCCGAGGCTTTCGGCTTTGACGACGGGCGGCTGAAAACCTGCGATTACAGCCGCGAGGCGGGCTTTGGCCTGCGCGGCGTGTCGGGCGAGATGACCGGCTTTGCCCATGCCAACGAGATTTCCGCCGCCGCGATTGCGCGCGCGGGCGAAACCCTCACCCTGCTCGATCCGGCCAGCGGCCAGCGATCCGCCCCGCCGGTACGCACTAACCGCCACCTTTACACCGATGCCTCGCCGCTCGACGGCGTGGAATTTGCCGCCAAGGTCGCGCTGCTCGAACAGATCGACGCGGCGGCCCGCGCCCGCGATCCGCGCGTGGCGCAGGTGTCGGCCTCGATTTCCGGTTCATGGTCGGTGGTGGAAATCCTGCGCGCCGATACCGATGCCGTCACCGACATTCGCCCTCTGGTGCGTTTGAACGTCTCGATCGTGGCCGAAGCGAACGGACGGCGCGAGACGGGCAGCTTCGGGATCGGCGGACGATATCTCTATGACGACCTGATGAAGCCCGAAACGTGGAACCGGGCCATTGACGCGGCGCTGGCGCAGGCGCTGGTCAATCTGGAATCGGTGGCCGCGCCTGCGGGCGAAATGACCGTGCTGCTGGCGCCGGGCTGGCCGGGCGTGCTGCTGCATGAGGCGGTGGGCCATGGCCTTGAGGGCGATTTCAACCGCAAGGGCACCAGCGCCTTCTCGGGCCGTCTGGGCGAGCGGGTGGCCGCGCCGGGCGTGACCGTCGTGGACGACGGCAGCATCGCTGGGCGGCGCGGTTCGCTCACGGTGGATGATGAAGGCACGCCGACTCAGGAAAATGTGCTGATCGAGGATGGCATTCTCAAGGGCTATCTTCAGGATCGCCTCAACGCCCGTCTGATGGGCGTGGCCCCCACCGGCAACGGGCGGCGCGAGAATTACGCCCATGCGCCCATGCCGCGCATGACCAACACCTTTATGCGCGCGGGCAATGATGACCCCGCCGAATTGCTGAGCCGGGTCAAAAACGGCATCTTCGCCAAGAGCTTTGGCGGCGGGCAGGTGGACATCACCAGCGGCAAATTCGTCTTTTCCTGCACCGAGGCCTATCGCATCGAGAACGGCAAGCTGGGCGCGCCGATCAAGGGCGCGACGCTGATCGGCGATGGGCCGTCGGTCCTCACCCGCGTGACGGGCATCGGCAATGACCTCGCGCTGGACGAAGGCGTGGGCATTTGCGGCAAGGGCGGTCAGTCCGTGCCCGCGGGCGTGGGCCAGCCCACCCTGCTGGTCGAGGGGTTGACCGTAGGCGGCACGGGTTGA
- a CDS encoding zinc-finger domain-containing protein, with protein MSDQPETVTVHTTRVHCDGAEAIRTDGTFKPSALGHPRVYLEIDERGFVDCPYCDKRFVLDQAHAHH; from the coding sequence ATGAGCGACCAGCCCGAAACCGTCACCGTTCACACCACCCGCGTTCACTGCGATGGCGCCGAAGCGATCCGCACCGATGGCACGTTCAAGCCCTCGGCGCTGGGTCACCCGCGCGTCTATCTGGAAATCGACGAGCGTGGCTTCGTGGACTGCCCCTATTGCGACAAGCGCTTTGTGCTGGATCAGGCCCACGCCCACCATTGA
- a CDS encoding glycosyltransferase, whose translation MLICDLTQSYAPVGGGGVSTYLREKRRYILEQTGHRLLQIVPGPEDRVVEHGRHIWVEVGAEQVRGSPNYRFILRTGAVREVLEHFRPDVIESLCPWVLPWTAINYRRAHPETALVAGYHTDFPNVHIHRVGEQLFGRRVADGLRSIGVAYAQKTFGAFDRLYALNDPVREQLAQWGIGHVDVLSLGVDTDQFSPARRDPHFREKLGLAGDGPLLIYAGRIDNEKRAHRLVEMFRRLPPEMGAAMVMLGDGKLRDRLIRETRGMAVALPGFVDDRDALAVALASSDIYVSAMADETFGISVIEAQSSGLPVVGVASGAMPARVPAGLGRLGPVDDAAAMADHVQALWRGDYRAMGAAARNHVVQRFSWNKTFTQLVSEVYPAAMMRALERRSAVYRWAEHRLPELVRSAV comes from the coding sequence ATGTTGATTTGCGACCTTACCCAATCTTATGCACCCGTCGGCGGCGGCGGGGTCAGCACCTATCTCCGGGAAAAGCGGCGTTATATTCTTGAACAGACCGGGCATCGGCTGCTCCAGATCGTGCCCGGTCCGGAGGATCGCGTGGTCGAGCACGGGCGGCATATCTGGGTCGAGGTCGGCGCCGAACAGGTGCGCGGCAGCCCCAATTACCGCTTCATCCTGCGCACCGGCGCGGTGCGCGAGGTGCTTGAACATTTCCGGCCCGATGTGATCGAATCGCTCTGTCCGTGGGTCTTGCCTTGGACCGCGATCAATTATCGCCGCGCCCATCCCGAAACCGCGCTGGTGGCCGGTTATCACACCGATTTTCCCAATGTGCATATCCACCGCGTGGGCGAACAATTGTTTGGCCGCCGTGTGGCCGATGGGCTGCGCTCGATCGGCGTTGCCTATGCGCAAAAGACCTTTGGCGCTTTCGATCGGCTCTATGCGCTCAATGACCCCGTGCGCGAACAACTGGCGCAGTGGGGCATCGGCCATGTCGATGTCCTGTCGCTGGGCGTGGATACCGATCAGTTCAGCCCGGCGCGGCGCGATCCCCATTTCCGCGAAAAGCTGGGGCTGGCGGGCGATGGGCCGTTGTTGATCTATGCCGGGCGCATCGACAATGAAAAGCGCGCGCATCGGCTGGTGGAAATGTTCCGCCGTCTGCCGCCCGAAATGGGCGCGGCGATGGTCATGCTGGGCGATGGCAAATTGCGCGACCGGCTGATTCGCGAGACGCGCGGGATGGCTGTGGCGCTGCCCGGCTTTGTCGATGATCGCGATGCGCTGGCGGTCGCGCTGGCCTCTTCGGACATTTATGTCTCGGCCATGGCGGACGAGACTTTCGGCATTTCGGTGATCGAGGCGCAGTCCAGCGGTCTGCCCGTTGTGGGCGTGGCCAGCGGGGCGATGCCCGCGCGCGTTCCGGCGGGGCTGGGGCGGCTGGGGCCGGTCGATGATGCCGCGGCGATGGCCGATCATGTTCAGGCGCTCTGGCGCGGCGACTATCGCGCGATGGGCGCGGCCGCGCGCAACCATGTGGTGCAGCGTTTCAGCTGGAACAAGACCTTCACCCAACTGGTGAGCGAGGTCTATCCGGCGGCGATGATGCGTGCGCTCGAGCGGCGTTCGGCGGTCTATCGCTGGGCCGAACACCGGCTGCCCGAACTGGTGCGTTCGGCGGTATAG
- a CDS encoding ABC transporter ATP-binding protein, which translates to MSQSDAPAISIRNLVKRYAPAGSGEGKLALKGVSLDVPQGQIFGLLGPNGAGKSTMINIMAGMVRKTSGTVSIWGFDIDHDRRNASRAIGIVPQEIVFDPFFTPYEVLENTAGLYGIPKAERMSEQLLADVHLSDKAKAYARTLSGGMKRRLLVAKAMVHQPPVLVLDEPTAGVDVELRRQLWELVKRLNDEGVTVVLTTHYLEEAEELCDRIAIINHGELIANKPTRELVDMAREKIVVLTLDRPVAALPGHPAFLKCAAVAPDMIEITYDKDKTNAGEILGAVQAQGLAIVDVTTREADLEDVFVSLTTQAA; encoded by the coding sequence ATGAGCCAGTCCGACGCCCCCGCCATCTCGATCCGCAACCTTGTCAAACGCTATGCGCCCGCAGGCAGCGGAGAGGGTAAGCTGGCGCTCAAGGGCGTCTCGCTCGATGTGCCGCAGGGGCAGATCTTTGGCCTGCTGGGCCCCAATGGCGCGGGCAAATCGACCATGATCAACATCATGGCGGGCATGGTGCGCAAGACCAGCGGCACCGTCTCGATCTGGGGCTTTGACATTGACCATGATCGCCGCAACGCGTCGCGCGCCATCGGCATCGTGCCGCAGGAAATCGTGTTCGACCCTTTCTTCACCCCCTATGAGGTGCTGGAGAATACGGCGGGCCTTTACGGCATTCCCAAGGCCGAGCGCATGTCCGAGCAATTGCTGGCCGATGTGCATCTCTCGGACAAGGCCAAGGCCTATGCCCGCACGCTTTCGGGCGGGATGAAGCGGCGCCTGCTGGTGGCCAAGGCGATGGTGCATCAGCCCCCGGTGCTGGTGCTGGACGAGCCGACCGCGGGCGTTGATGTGGAACTGCGCCGCCAGCTCTGGGAACTGGTCAAGCGGCTTAATGATGAAGGCGTTACAGTGGTGCTGACCACGCATTACTTGGAAGAGGCCGAGGAATTGTGCGACCGCATCGCCATCATTAACCATGGTGAGCTGATCGCGAACAAGCCCACCCGCGAACTGGTCGATATGGCGCGCGAAAAGATCGTCGTGCTCACGCTCGACCGTCCGGTCGCCGCGCTGCCCGGCCATCCCGCCTTCCTGAAATGTGCGGCGGTGGCGCCCGACATGATCGAGATCACCTATGACAAGGACAAGACCAATGCGGGCGAAATCCTTGGCGCGGTGCAGGCCCAGGGTCTGGCCATCGTCGATGTCACCACGCGTGAGGCCGATCTTGAGGATGTCTTTGTCAGCCTGACCACGCAGGCGGCATAA
- the nadB gene encoding L-aspartate oxidase codes for MNADVIVIGSGAAGLTAALSLAQRLKVLVLAKGTLTGGSTAWAQGGIAAVLDAGDTFEDHIRDTMVAGAGLNRLDTVEYVVERAPLAIGRLADLGVPFNTEGDHLHLHREGGHSHRRIAHVADATGWAVQEALIRAAEAHPNITLLPGQSCIDLITGRHEMRYSGSGRVWGVYALDEKTGKVEAHIGRATILATGGAGRVYQFSTAPRGATGDGIAMAWRAGARVSNMEMMQFHPTCLYNLEVKNFLITEAVRGEGGRLINPRTGKRFMPDYDERLELAPRDVVARAIDSEIKKYGLDFVHLDISHKPADFVREHFPNIHDKLISLGIDMTKEPIPVVPAQHYTCGGVVTDLDGRTDLPGLYAAGECAESGLHGANRLASNSLLECLVFGDAAASDILARWDEFDTPPAIRPWDESRVSDSDEEVIIKQNWTEIRRFMWNYVGIVRSTKRLERAAHRIKLLFDEVDDYYGHFRVTTDLIELRNLLQSADLIVRSALKRHESRGLHYTLDYPQTVEPPLDTVLVP; via the coding sequence ATGAATGCTGATGTGATCGTGATCGGTTCGGGCGCCGCTGGTTTGACCGCCGCCCTTTCTCTGGCTCAGCGGTTGAAAGTGCTGGTGCTGGCCAAGGGCACGCTGACGGGGGGATCGACCGCATGGGCGCAGGGCGGGATCGCCGCCGTGCTGGATGCGGGCGACACGTTCGAGGATCACATCCGCGACACGATGGTGGCGGGCGCGGGGCTCAACCGGCTGGATACGGTCGAATATGTGGTCGAACGCGCGCCGCTGGCGATCGGGCGACTGGCCGATCTGGGCGTGCCCTTCAACACCGAGGGCGATCATCTCCATCTCCACCGCGAAGGCGGCCATTCGCATCGCCGCATCGCCCATGTGGCCGACGCCACGGGCTGGGCGGTGCAGGAGGCATTGATCCGCGCCGCAGAGGCTCATCCCAATATCACGCTGCTGCCGGGGCAGAGCTGTATCGACCTGATCACCGGGCGGCACGAGATGCGCTATTCCGGCTCGGGCCGGGTGTGGGGCGTCTATGCGCTGGATGAAAAGACCGGCAAGGTCGAGGCGCATATCGGCCGGGCGACCATTCTGGCCACGGGCGGGGCGGGGCGGGTCTATCAGTTCTCCACCGCGCCGCGCGGGGCCACGGGCGACGGCATCGCCATGGCATGGCGCGCGGGCGCGCGCGTTTCAAACATGGAGATGATGCAGTTCCACCCCACCTGTCTCTATAATCTGGAGGTCAAGAACTTCCTGATCACCGAGGCGGTGCGCGGCGAGGGCGGGCGGCTGATCAACCCGCGCACCGGCAAGCGTTTCATGCCCGATTATGACGAACGGCTCGAACTGGCCCCGCGCGATGTGGTGGCCCGCGCCATCGACAGCGAGATCAAGAAATACGGCCTCGATTTCGTCCATCTCGACATCAGCCACAAGCCCGCCGATTTCGTGCGCGAGCATTTTCCCAATATCCATGACAAGCTGATCTCGCTGGGCATCGACATGACCAAGGAGCCGATCCCGGTGGTGCCCGCCCAGCATTACACCTGCGGCGGGGTGGTCACCGATCTGGACGGGCGCACCGATCTGCCGGGCCTCTATGCGGCGGGCGAATGCGCCGAGAGCGGGCTGCATGGCGCGAACCGTCTGGCGTCCAATTCGCTGCTGGAATGCCTGGTGTTCGGCGATGCTGCGGCGTCCGACATTCTGGCGCGCTGGGACGAATTCGATACGCCCCCCGCGATCCGCCCGTGGGATGAAAGCCGGGTTTCGGATTCCGACGAGGAAGTCATCATCAAGCAGAACTGGACCGAGATCCGCCGCTTCATGTGGAACTATGTCGGCATCGTGCGCAGCACCAAAAGGCTGGAGCGCGCGGCCCATCGCATCAAGCTGCTGTTTGACGAGGTGGACGATTATTACGGCCATTTCCGCGTGACCACCGACCTGATCGAATTGCGCAACCTGTTGCAGAGCGCGGATCTGATCGTGCGTTCGGCCCTGAAGCGGCATGAGAGCCGCGGACTGCACTATACGCTGGATTATCCCCAGACGGTCGAGCCGCCGCTTGATACGGTGCTGGTGCCGTAA